The Candidatus Bathyarchaeota archaeon genome window below encodes:
- a CDS encoding M55 family metallopeptidase — MKIYIFTDLEGVSGVTEFENRSDTSAWNTYKRRLYSRLLTEEVNAAVKACFDSGASYVLVNDGHGSGYTIDPELIDPRVELIHGTHRPEWLPLIDQGFDAMLFIGAHSKVGTRRGVLYHTMSVMVKEISINNIPLGEIGLAAFYAGVYDVPLVFLSGDEAACREAEALIPGVVTVVVKRGLSRFSAVSIPPVRARRLIEDGVKKALSRVDKVKPFKIEPPYVYREYVFRAPKIEALVSNPDRLPKSYELVREVHAETAEQLVKRVWHRCV, encoded by the coding sequence TTGAAAATCTACATATTTACAGACCTGGAAGGTGTCAGCGGGGTTACCGAGTTTGAAAACCGGTCTGACACGAGCGCTTGGAACACCTATAAGCGTAGACTCTACAGTCGTCTACTGACTGAGGAGGTCAACGCCGCCGTGAAGGCGTGCTTCGACTCAGGGGCCTCCTACGTCTTGGTCAACGACGGGCATGGCTCAGGCTACACGATAGACCCCGAGCTCATAGACCCTAGGGTCGAGCTCATACACGGAACCCATAGACCGGAGTGGCTCCCCCTTATAGACCAAGGTTTCGACGCGATGCTCTTCATAGGAGCCCACTCTAAAGTAGGTACGAGGAGGGGCGTCCTTTATCATACGATGAGCGTGATGGTCAAGGAGATATCGATCAACAACATTCCGCTTGGAGAGATCGGGCTGGCTGCGTTCTACGCCGGAGTGTATGATGTACCTCTGGTTTTTCTATCCGGCGACGAGGCGGCTTGCAGGGAGGCGGAAGCCCTTATACCCGGTGTCGTAACGGTCGTGGTTAAACGAGGCCTGTCGAGGTTTTCCGCGGTAAGCATACCCCCGGTTAGGGCTAGACGGCTTATAGAGGACGGTGTTAAGAAGGCGTTATCGAGGGTCGATAAGGTTAAGCCGTTCAAGATCGAGCCCCCCTACGTCTACCGCGAGTACGTTTTCCGGGCCCCTAAAATAGAGGCTCTCGTAAGCAATCCTGATAGGCTTCCTAAGAGCTACGAACTAGTCAGGGAGGTCCACGCTGAAACAGCCGAGCAACTAGTGAAGAGAGTTTGGCATCGATGCGTTTAA